In Geotalea uraniireducens, the genomic window AACAACACCGACGGAATCACCGACAAGAATCACATCAACACCACATTCATCCATAATGCGGGTAAAGGGATAGTCGTAACTGGTCAACACCGAAATCTTCTCTGCGGCGGCCTTCATTCTCTGCATGTCAAGGATGGTCTTCTTGCGGTTCACGTGGCAGCTCCAAACAAAAAATGCGCCCCCGGGATTACGGAGGCGCACGAAAACGACCACGGGGAGGATTCTCCTTCCCCTGTCGGTGCGGCTATCGCCATCCGTCCCGGTTCTTGCGAATCCAGGCAGTATCAATCAATTAATGCGCTTGCCAGCTCCGCCTGGTTTTAACGGGCTGACCCTACACAATGCCACCCTTACCACAGTTGAAGTCCGACTGTCCAGCAAAAACCCCTCAGCTGGCAATTTGTTTCATCATTTCCAGTTCGTTAACTACCGCGCCGCTTTCCTCGCGACGAATCTCCATATCTTCAAAAATCTTCGTTACCATCTTCCCGACCGCATCAACCGACTGTTTAATCTCCGTTCCGTCCTCAACCTGTTTTACGGTGGCCTTGACCATCTCCTGGGCCATTTCCTTAATGGTATCCACCGACCGCACGATGCTCATCGAAGCGTCGGACTGCTCCTTGGCCGCCTTGAAAATCTGGGAACTCATGCTGCTGACATTCTCGATCGAATCGGTTACCAGTTGAACGCTCCGCACCTGCTCTTCGGTCGCCGTTTTAATCTCTCGGGTCATATCCATCGAACGAATCGAGCTTTCGTGGATCACTTGAAGTGATTTGCCCATCACGCCGCCAAGTTCAACCCCTTTATTCACGAGATCTTTCGATGCGGCGATATTCTGGGCAGCACTCCGGGATTCGTCCATGATTTCTTCGATGATCCCGGTAATTTCTCCCGTTGACTGACCCGTTTGCAGCGAAAGGTTCCGAATTTCATCCGCGACGACACCGAAACTCTTCCCGTATTCTCCGGCCTGGGCGGCAATGATAGAGGCATTGAGAGCCAGAAGATTGGTGCGCTTGGTAATATCGTTAATCACGCCGACAATGCTTTCGATCCGGCCGCTGTTCTCGGTCAGGCGCTTCATGGCGTCAAAAGAAAGATCGACCGACTTCTGGATATTGTCGAGGGCGAGAATGGTTTCCTCGACCACCTTGCGGCCACTATCAGCTTCCTCTTTTACCTTGCTGGAGACTTGGTGAGAGATGGCAGCACTTTGTTCGACGTTCTTAATCGTTGAATTGAGTTCTTCCATGGCTGACACCGATTTCTCGATCGATTCGGAAAGATAATCGAGGTTTTTGGTAACCTGTTCGATCGAGACATAGATATTACTGACCGCCGAACTAGTTTCGTCAACCGACGAGAGCACACTTTCCGAGGCCGAGGCGATATGGGCGGTTCCATCGGCAACGGAACTGACCGCCTCTTTCAGATTGAGAACATATCGCGAATAATGGTCACGGTTTTTCAGAATCTCGGCAAATGACTTTTCCAGCTCCGAGGTCAGAGCGCCAATCGCCTTGAGCAGGTTGATCCGCACGATTGCCGAAGATGCCTGGTCGGCAAACAATTTGATCGTATCAACATCGGTATCGTTCAGCGCCCGTTTCGACAGCCGGTTGTCAATCCCGAACAGGCCGACGGCTTCGCCTTTGACGATAATCGGACAAACGACGAAACTTTTCGAACGCAGAGCCCTGATCGCGTCATAGGGAGGCTGGACCTTGAAATCGGCCGGATAGGCACTAATATCATCCACCATGTAAAGTTGTTTGTCGGCAAAGCACTTGTAGATGACACCACTGCGGGCGTCGAGCGGAAGGGAAACACTCGTCGGATCAAAATCAGCGGTGCCGGTAGACGCGATAAAATCCAGGGAAGTCTTTGCCTCGTCGGCCATCAGGATGTTGACCCGTTCATAGCCGAGCACATCGTGAAGTCCCTCGGCACATAGCTGCAACACTTCGGAAACATCGATCGACTTCTGGATTTTGCTGCTGATCTGGTGAAAATTCTTGATGTTGCTATCTAGAACCCGATAACGGTTCTCGAAGATTTCCTTTTGTGAAGCGACTTCCTTGTGCAGCACGTCGAGTTCCATAGCCCGCTTGTGCAATTCGTCGCTGGTCTTGCCGATATAATGTCCCAGGACGGCCAGGACCATGGCAGTCCCGATCCCCATGTAGGCATAGAGAGCCATCTGTTGGGGGGTTTTGGTAATATCGCCGGTTATCTGGGTGAGAAACGGCTGTTCCTGGTCGGCAAAAAAGATGAGTCGGATGATAGTCCAGGCAACGGGCGCGCCGATTCCCAAGACACACCCGGCAATACCGTAAAGCTTGCTCCTGCTCTTGAAGACAGCCCCAAAATCCATAGTGAACACCCTCCATGAAAGCGCTCCCGAAAAAGGGAACATACTTATAACATCGGCTGTTGAAAGAGTTTCTCCACTTAAACCTTACGCACTCTATCTTGGCACTCCGACAATGTCAATCGCAACTACCTGCCGACAAAGATGCCCAATTCTTCAGCCGCTGCAACCATCTGGCCGTGCGGGTTAACAAGCTTCAACTTTCTCACGGCCCGTTCAATGGCAACGGATCTGATATCGCGGCCCCGAAGGCATACCATGTTGCCAAACAGCTCCTTCTCAATCAACTCAACAGCCTTGACTCCGAAACGGCTGCCGAGACAGCGATCGAAGGTGGACGGCGAACCGCCGCGCTGCAAATGGCCGAGAACCATCACGCGAATATCCATATCAAGACAGGATGTGAGTTCCCGAGCGACAAAATTGCCGATTCCGCCAAGCCGCTCGACAGCGTTCAGTTCATCGGCTTTCCGGCTGACAATCCGCGCGCCGCCGCGCGGGAACGCCCCTTCGGCGGCGACGATGATGCTGAACTTGCTCCCCCGACGACGCCGATCATCAACAGCCTTGCACACTTTGCGGATATCAAAGGGGATCTCAGGGATAAGAATTACGTCGGCCCCGCCGCTGATGCCCGATTCAAGGGCAATCCACCCGGCATAACGCCCCATGACTTCCATGATCATCACCCGATGGTGGCTTTCCGCCGTCGAGTGTAGCTTATCGAGGGCATCAGTGGCTGTTTCCAAGGCGGTATTGTAGCCAAAGGTTACATCGGTCTCCATCAAATCGTTGTCGATCGTCTTCGGTACACCGACGATAGGAATTCCTTTCTTCATCAGCTCAAGGGCGATCTTCAGGGAACCGTCCCCCCCCACTGCCACTAAGGCGTCGATTCCAAGCTTGCGGATAGTGGCGACAACCTGATCGGACACGTCAGTCATCTCGATCGTCCCATCGACTTCCACCGGATAGGAAAACGGGTTCCCCCGATTGGAAGTTCCGAGAATTGTCCCCCCCCGCGGCAAAATCCCCCGGACGTCGTTCAACCGTAACGAACGGATGTTCTTTTCATAAAGCAGCCCGTCAAAACCATCCTGAATCCCGACAACATCCCAACCGCGCCGTATTATCGAACTTTTTACCACCCCGCGGATAACGGCGTTCAACCCCGGGCAATCGCCGCCGCCGGTAAGAATCCCAATTTTTCGTTTCATTGCCCCTCCAGAGTGGCGAAGTTATCGTGAAGGCAAACTCGGTAGCCGGGAAGCGTCAAGAGCCATAGCCAGTGCCGCCGCACCCAGCATTCCGCCATCATTGCCAAGCTGCGAGCGGAGTACCTTCAGACGTTTGCCCGGGATCGGAAATGCACGGGAGATAATTTCTTCTTCGAGGGGATGTTGCAGCAAGTCGAAACTGCCCGCAACCCCTCCACCGAGGATGATTGCTTCCAGATTGAGCAGATTGGCCACCGAAGCCGCGGCAATACCAAGATAACGGGCAGCTTCGGTAAATATCCGCCGCGCTGCGTCATTTCCTCCCCGAGCAATCTCCGCCAGGATTTCGGGAGTGATCTCGCCCGACGAAACTCCAACCAGCGACTGCTGACGGTTAGCGATCAACTCTCTTGCCACCGCCACAATTGCCGTGGCTGATGCATACTGTTCAAGGCAGCCGCGGTTACCGCACGCGCATGATCTTCCGCCCGGCTCAACCGTCATATGCCCGAACTCTCCAGCGACACCGTCGACCCCCGTCCAGAGCCGGTTATTAAGAATAAGGCCGCCGCCGACTCCCGTACCAAGGGTCACCATCAGGAAAGAAGCAAACGAACGGCCGACGCCAAACTGCATCTCCCCGTAAGCACAGGCATTAACATCGTTTGCCACCACTACTGGCAAGCCGGTCAGGTCAACCAGCGCATCACGCAGATTTACGCCGTCGAGGGCCGGTAAATTGACCGATACATGCACGAGTCCGTCGTTGGCAATCAGGCCCGGCACTCCGACGCCGACGGCTTTGGGCCATACGCCGGCTGTACCGCCTTCGCCTCGGATTACCCGGAAACTCTCGTCAAGATGGTGGAAGAACACCTCTTTGCCAGCATAGATCTCTGTCTTTCGACGTTGTTCACAGATGATGTGCCCCTGGTCGTCAACCAGTGCCAACCGGAGGTTGGTTCCGCCGATGTCAATGCCGATATAACCGGGTCGAGCCGTCACCATTCTACTCACACTCGTTGTCGAACCACACTTTGAGCCGATCATAGGCGCTCAACAAGCCTTCAGGCACCACCCGGATATCACCGACCACGGTCATGAAATTTGTATCCCCATTCCAGCGGGGTACAATATGGAAGTGGAGATGATCGGCAACACCGGCGCCGGCTGCCCGCCCAAGATTCAAGCCGATGTTGAAACCTTGCGGGGAAGCCACCTTTTCAAGAACCAAGCGGCACAATCGCACGGCCCGCATCAGATCGAGCATTTCCTCATCGGAGAGAGAATCAAGGTCTGCGGTATGTCGGAGGGGAGCTGCAAGGAGATGACCGTTCGTATAAGGATAGCGGTTCAGCATGATCAGGGACTGCGGTGTTCGCTTGAGAACAAGACGATCCCTTTCCTCCCCCCGGTTTCCGGCAAGACAGAATATGCACCCCTCCGACTTTTCGTTTAGAAGATACTCCATCCGCCAGGGAGCCCACACCCGTTCCATGTTGCCTCCATGCTAATGCTTAGCTTGAGGAATTATTAACGATAACGAAATGAAATACAAGCATTCTAGCAACGCCGTGCACTGCCCCCGGCAATAAAATCATTTTTTAGTCTTACTATAAATTACCCTTGACAAGCAGCGAATACAAAGCATAAGGTTGCAGAATGAAGATGGTTAAGATAAATAAAACTCCGTAACATCACCAAACATCACACCGACGACTTTTTTACCATCAATAAAATCCAGTCAAGAGGGAAAGGAGATCCCGAGGTTATGAGCAGAAAACAGGATGCATTGGATTACCATTCGAGCGGTCGCAAAGGAAAAATCGAGGTCATTTCCTCAAAACCATGCCTCACTTCACGAGATCTTTCCCTCGCCTATTCCCCTGGCGTTGCTGAACCATGCCTGGAAATCGAAAAAAACCCGGAAGACGCATACAAGTACACTGCCAAGGGGAACCTGGTCGCGGTCGTTTCGAACGGTACCGCCGTTCTCGGCCTGGGGAACATCGGTGCATTGGCCGGCAAACCGGTCATGGAGGGCAAAGGAGTCCTCTTCAAACGTTTTGCCGATATTGATGTTTTCGATATCGAAGTCAATTCGGAAAATCCGGAAGAAGTCATCAAAGTCTGTCAATTACTCGAGCCTACTTTCGGGGGGATCAACCTCGAAGACATCAAGGCCCCCGAATGTTTCCACATCGAGGAAGAGCTCAAGAAAACCATGAACATCCCCGTATTCCACGACGACCAACACGGGACAGCCATCATCGCCTCGGCCGGCCTGATAAACGCGCTGACGCTGGTCAACAAGAAGATCGAGGAGATTCGATTGGTAGTAAACGGCGCCGGGGCGTCGGCAATCGCCTGTGCCAATCTGATCATATCGCTCGGCCTGAAGCGGGAAAACCTGATCATGTGCGACACCAAGGGGGTAATTTACAAAGGCCGGGCGGAAGGGATGAACAAGTACAAGGAGCGGTTTGCCGTCGATACCCCCTGCCGGACCCTTGAAGAAGCCGCCGCCGGTGCCGATGTTCTGTTCGGACTTTCGTCCAAGGGGGCCTTCACCCCGGAAATGGTTCGAACCATGGCCGTCAACCCGATCATCTTCGCCATGGCCAACCCCGATCCGGAGATCACTCCCGAAGAGGCCAGGGCGGTTCGTGGCGATGTGCTCATTGCCACAGGACGCTCCGATTACCCCAACCAGGTAAACAACGTGCTCGGCTTCCCGTTCATTTTTCGGGGAGCTTTGGATGTACGTGCGACGACCATTAACGAAGAAATGAAAAAAGCGGCCGTAGTCGCCCTTGCAGAACTGGCGCGGGAAGAATGCCCCGACTCCGTTTGCCGGGCCTACGGCAATGTCAAATTTTCCTTTGGCCGCGAATATATCATTCCCAAGCCGTTCGACCCCCGCGCCTTGCTGCGGGTAGCGCCGGCCGTCGCCCAAGCGGCGATGGATTCGGGAGTTGCCCGGCAACCGATCGGCGATATGGACAAATACGTAGAACACCTGGAGTCATTGCAAGGGAAAGCCAAGGAAACATTGCGAATGATTATCAACAAGGCGAAATGCGACCCGAAACGGATCGTATTTCCGGAAGGCGATAACGAGAAAATCCTGCGTGCCGCCCAAATCCTGGTTGATGAGGGGATTGCCCAACCAATTCTCGTCGGCAATCAGGAAAAAATCAGGGCGTCCATGCAAGCCCTTGGAATCGAATTGAACGGCAACGTCCAGATCATCGATCCTTCAAACTTCGAGAAGGCAGAAGAGTATGCTGAGGAACTGTTCCGCCTGCGCCAGCGGAAAGGGCTCACCCTTTCCGAGGCCAGAAGGATCATGACCCGTAAATCGCGCACCCATTTCGGTTGCATGATGGTCCACCAGGGAGACGCAGATACCCTGCTCTCCGGCATCGACACCCATTATCCCGAGACGATCCGGCCGGCACTGGAAGTCATCGGCAAACAGCCGGGACTATCCAGCGTCCATGGCCTCTACATGATGGTCCTGAAAAAAGGGATTGTCCTGATGGCGGACACCACCGTCTGCATCGAGCCGACCGCCGAGGAACTGGCTGAAACCGCCATCCTTGCCGCCGAAAAAGCCAAAATGCTCGATATCGAGCCGAGCATCGCCATGCTCTCCTTTTCCAACTTCGGCTCGGTCCAGCACCCGCAGACACTCAAAGTGCAACGGGCGGTCGAAATTGTCAAAGCGAAGGCCCCGGAATTGATGATTGATGGTGAAATGCAATCCGATACCGCCGTGGTACCGGAAATTCTCCAGAAGAGCTTCCCCTTCGCCGGCCTCAAAGAAGCAGCCAACGTCCTCATTTTCCCGGATCTGAATGCCGGCAACATCTGCTACAAACTGCTCCATCATCTCGGCGAAGCCGAAGCAATCGGACCAATCCTGATGGGGATGCAGAAGCCGGTTCATGTCCTGCAACGCGGTGACGATGTTGCAGACATTGTCAATATGGCGGCAATCGCGGTAGTTGACGCACAAAACTCCTGATTTCCTTTTTAATTAACCTTGGGCAAGAAAAAAGGAGACATTAACGTCTCCTTTTTCTTGCCCGTCTGGTTACCATTCTGCTACACTCTTTTTACCGTCCTCCACACCATGGCGCAGCAGCAGGGAGCTACCGTCCATGAACGATTTCTTATTTCCGCAACGACAGACACATAAGGAATTTGCCGGCGGAGTGATTGCTTCCCTGGCAATTCACACGGCCATCTTCGCCTCGCTGTTCGTCCTGTCGCAGCATGTTTCCCGCACAACCACCACCCAAGCACTTTTCATCGACATGAGCAATCAGGTCGCTTCGCCACCTCCCGGTAGTCCCTCGCCCACACAAGCGAAGCCGATTGTGGCTCCAAGCCGCCCGGAGCCAATGGCCATGGCCGCTTCCGACGCGGCAGGAAAAACCAGCCCGCCAGAACAACCTGTTCAACCAACCGACGAGGCTATACAACCAACGAGCAGGCCGGCAGCCGACCCATTCTCTTTAGGGCTGTCGAGGGGCTATTTCCAGACCATCGGGGATGGCACGACCTTACGAAACGACATCCGCGATTATTATATGCGCATGTTGCAGCAGATTAACGAGCGATGGTGGGAAAATGGTACTCCGTCAAGCGGGTCGGCAAAAGGAGAGATATTTCTGACGGTCACGTTGAATAGGAGTGGGGAGATTCTTGGCATCAACCTGCTGCAGGGATCAGGAAACATCGATTACGACCGGAAGATCATCGATGCGGTACGCCGCGCCTCACCGCTCCCGCCGGTGCCGGACGGCTACCGGGGCGAGTTCTTCCAGGCGCCGCTCCGCCTTGTGGCCCCCCTCGGCTTGCTCTCACAGCAACCGGCCCGGAGCAACGTCATCGGCTCAAGAACAACAGTTCGGCAAATCGCCGGTTAGGCCTGCCCCTCTTCCGGAAGATCAAGATCAACCAGTTCGATATCGGCAAGATCCAGGGACTCATCATCGGCCTGAAGGCGGGCGATCTTCTGCACCGTATCCCGGAAGTCGCGGTTGATCGCGAAAATTTCCCGATATCCCGCCAGGGCCGCCTCATCGTCGCCCGTCACCTCGCGGAGCAGTGCCAATTCATACTTCAGGCAAAGCCACTCTTCCTCGGAAATTTGTTCCCGGAGGGCCATGCCTGTCTGGAAATATTCCTCGGCAGCAACATAATCACCCTTTTCACGGCAACATATCCCTTGCAAGGTAATACAGTCGGCGGTCCGATGCGGGTCGAGTGAAGCAGCTTTGAATTCGGCAATGGCATCGTCGTACAACCCCATTTCCTTGTAGGCAATACCGAGATTGTAGTGAGTTTCCGTGTCGCCCTGATCAAGCTGTTCGCCCACCCCCTTTTTGAAAGCGGAGAACAATCCGTCCAGACCGTACTTGTCGCGACTACTCGACGCCGGAACCTGCTGAGGAACGGGAAGAATGGAATCAAGCTCGTCCGCCGAAAAGTCAACGGTCAGCCCCTCGCCATCTACACCTGCCACGCCAGTGGTCTCCGCAACAATGTCACCGTCAAGCCAATCGTCAACGATGACTTGCGTAACGTCAACCTCAACATCTTCGAGATCGGCCGGTATTGATGCTTCCTCACCAGCCACAGCAGCCATGTTCGGTATTTGAGGAGTAACGTCACTATCAGCAACTGGATCGCCATCCTCTTCATCGTCGAAGGTAATCTCGATTTCATCTCCCCAGGCAATATCTTCGGTTGCGTCTTCCTCCCCAGTCGGCACCATGGCGTTTTCAACGGCCGGCGCATTGTCACCATCATCGGCCGCAGTACCACCAGGAAGAGCTGCCTCGTCATCATCTTCTTCCGCAACCATCCCGACATCGCTCGAGAACAAGGCACTGCCGACAGCCTTCAACCCCTCGGCTACCGCGGAATGGCCCGGGACCAAGGTATCTAGGGCACGGTATATTTCTTCGAGCATATCGGGATCGGTAACCGCGAGATCGGCGGCAAAGGGACGCAGCAGCACCAATGCCTCATCAACATCTTTTTCATGCCGCAGGCAGGCGACAAAAGGTCGCAAGGCATCCTGCTCACCAGGGTGGGTGGCAAGAATCCGTTTGTAGACGACCCGGGCTTTATCAATATCGCCAGCCGCACGGCAAGCCTCGCCCAGCAGGTACAGAGCCTTGGGGTTCCACTGCCCTTTTGCGGCAAGCCGTTCGAGGATCGCAATAGCCCCCCGTGGCTTCCCCTGCTGCATTTCCACATCCGCTATGGAAAAAAGGAATTCCTCACGTCCGGGAAACAGCTGGTCGAGACGCTCGCAAATCCGTCCGAAAGCCGGATCATTCCCCGCCTCCTTCAGTTCGCGGGCCATCGCCACGAAATCGTCATGGGCCTGATCGGTAAAACCCGCCTTGAAACGAGTCTCGGCAAGCTTCAACCTGATGTTGAAATTTTCCTTGTCGATCGCCAGCATCTGTTCAAGGATCTTGACACCATCGACAAGCTGGCCGTTCTTTTCGTAACAGTCAAAGACCGCCTTGTATTCGGCGAGGGCATTACCGACCAGCCCCTGCTTTTCATTAAGGGAAGCGAGCGTAAGAGAGATACTCAGATTGGTGGGATCGATTTTCTGAAGTTGCTTGTAGACGGCAATAGCTTTTAGATAGAAGGCGTTATCAGCATAGAATTTACCGATAACCTCGAATTCCCGAAAAGCTTCATCTTTACGATTGCCACGGACGAAAAGTTCAGCGAGTTTCTGCCTGACCCGAATATCTTTCGGGTCGAGCGCAACCACCTGCTCGTAGTCTCTAATCGCGCGGTCGAGCTGCCCCTTGAGAAGGAATTTCTGCGCACTGTCGAGTAGTTTTTCTTTCTTGGTACTCAAAATATTCTCTTTGTATTCCGCCCATAAATTACTGTTTGTAAACTAATTCAATCAGCCAACCTTGTCAAGTTCTATGGAGCTACCGGCAGCGCGGCCACGATGGCACCGCACGTTATCGCCGATCATTTTTCCAGTGGCCAATCCGCCGTAGCAAGGCGGCCAGTTGCCGATACTCGCGTCCCGCAAGCTGCCGGTCTTGATAGAGAATCGCCCCGTAGCGCACGGCAAATTCGGCAACGACGGGATCGCCGGTCATATCAGCCAGTTCCTGAAGACCAAGCCCCCCCTCTGCCACACTCAAGCCATATTCCTGCTCGACGCGGGCGTAAAACCGTTTAACCAGCCGCTCCTTCCGTGACCACCGCCCACTCCGAAACAAAAACCAGGCTACCGCGGCGATAAAGAGTGCGCCGACGGGAACGAGCAGCCGGTTGGCGGTAGTTGGCAGATGGAGGTTGCTAAATCGACGATCAGCCCTTCTGACGAGTTCGAGCTGTTTTTGCAGGTCATAGGTTATGACCGCCCGGTTCCAATAATAGGTCAGACTGTCAGAAACCCTGGCAAACAAGCCGATCGCCCGCCCGGCTCCCGCCCGCAGCTGCTGCCGGAAATTCACTGCATATGAGCTCGGGTCAACGGTTACCCACCCCTGCCCATCGATGTAGGCTTCAACCCAGACATGAGCCATCGCTTCGGTGATTACGTAATACCCCCCCATCTCGTGATACTCGCCACCATAATACCCCCCGACAAGCCGTGCCGGTACGCCGGCAAGTCGCAACAGAAGCGCACAAGAGGAGGCAAAGAGTTCGCAATGCCCTCGTTTTTTGTCGAAAAGAAACTGGGCAATCGGGTCAGCCCCCACCGGCAGATCGGTAGTTGCGTAGTGGAACTAGCTGTCGAGCAAAGAATCCCAAAATCCGGTCCAATTTTGCACGATCCGACCGGGCATTCCGGGCAAGATCGCTAGCTAACGCTCTTGTTTGCGGCGAGATTTCTTGCGGCAGGCGGAGATAGAATGGCCGATCAATATCGGCAGCAACGGCAACATGATCGGCAAGAACCGACTGCACTTCGTACCTCACCCGCGACTCTCCCCTGCCCTTTCGCTGAAAAACCAGATCGCCGGATCGCTCGTTGGGCACCCCGAAGATTTGTTGCGGCAGATTCAGCGCAAAAAGATATCGATTGACCGACGGCTCGGGATAGATGACCTGTTTGACGACTTTTCCCCGACCCGGCAGCGGCCGCTCGCCGGCGTGGACCGGACCTCTGACCCAACTGGAACCGACCGGCTCGTTGAGGACGATACCGCGCCAATAGAGGTCATTGCTGCCGAGCGGGATGCATTCGGCGCGGAAAACCACCGTCGCCACATCGGCAACAGTCGCCGACTGCCCGGGTTCGACCCGATCTGTGAACCCGGTCGACCTAACCGCCGAAGCCTGGGAGAAATTCCACAAGGGATACTGCGTGCGGGGAAGAATCACGAAGAACAGCAGGACGAGTGGGATCGCGGCAATCGGCATCAACAAGGCGGAAACCACAATTTTTCTCATGACATTGGTCGGGAGCACGAGACGATCATCAACCGACTGAAACGTCAGCAAAACCAGAGAAACAGCAATCAAAGCCAGGAGTAGCAGCAGATAGACAACGAAAATCGCACTCAGGTTGAACAGCGACGAACCGGCCAGAGTGAAAAGCGCCAGGGCGAAGATCTGCAAAACATTTCGCGGAGTTTTCGCATTGACCAGACGGACGGCCTGCAGCACCGCCAGGAAGTTGACCACCGGCGTCGCTGGATTGTCACTGCTCCACTGTCCGGCATATACCAAGAAACAGATAACCGTCAGAACGGTCGAAGGCAAGCCGGACGCCGGATAATACCGCCGGCGATCGCACCAGTAACCGCCGGCAAGCGCCACCGGAAGAGCGGCCTTGGCAGCCACGTCCAGATAGGACATTACCGGCAGGTATCCCAGTAACGCCACACAAGAGGCCAGAAGGCTAACGACACTGTTAACGCTTACCATAGAGAGCCAGTTCGGAAAGCATTTTAAGGCGGTGCAAAGCGGAGGTGTCCGGTGAGAGTACCTTGCGGCCGACGATCATGCCAACGGGACGTTGCGCACGGATGTACCGGTTTACCAGCCAGGCATAACAGCCGAGTACTTCTTCCAGGCTTTCACCGGTCAAGGAATTGAGATCAAGCACGACCGGTTCGTCGACCACAGCCGACAGCTCCTTGACCTTCAAGGTATCGTGGCGAGCCGACAGTCGCCAGTGAATCTTTTTCAACGGTTCCCGCCCCGAATACTCGGCAATGTTTTCGACCTCGCCCTCCATTCCCCGGCCGCGGCCAAGACTTGTGCCTCTGGCATTGCCCCCTTCCGCGACAGACAGCAACCGGCATCGCCTGGGTCGAGGGAAAACCAGGCAGCGTTCCTGAAGCGGCAAAATGGTGCTGCGAACGAAAAAATTGATCGGGAAACGGGAGATGACAGCTACCTGAGTCAGTTCATGCCACCCCCGCCCCGCCAGGGCAATAGCCACTGTTTCCGTGGAAACCGAGCGCCGGTCCAAGAGATGAAAATCTGCCGTTCCGCCGGCGAGGGCAACCCGGATCAGGAATGACGGCAGGAATTTCTTTCGGTTTTCCAACTGGAGTGTCACAAAGGTCTGCTGCCCATCGTATATCTCGGCCGGGAATTGTGGGACAACGCTTAATCCCCGGATGTTGAGCCAGCCGAGGATGCCCGAGACGGACATGAAACCGAGCAGCGCCGAAACAATTAGGAAAAGCAGATTGTTGCCGGTATTGACCGCCGCAAAACCGATCAGAAGGGTAATGGCGATGTAGGCAATCCCGGCACGGGTCAGTTTCAGACCAGCGGCACCGGGATGGTGTGCAGGATGGCGTTTAATAGCTCCCCCTTATCGTAGCTTTCGCTCTCCAGCGACAGAATCAGCCGGTGCCCTCCCACCGATGCGGCAATAGCCTTGACATCTTCTGGAATGACGTAGCTCCGCCCTTC contains:
- a CDS encoding methyl-accepting chemotaxis protein, whose amino-acid sequence is MDFGAVFKSRSKLYGIAGCVLGIGAPVAWTIIRLIFFADQEQPFLTQITGDITKTPQQMALYAYMGIGTAMVLAVLGHYIGKTSDELHKRAMELDVLHKEVASQKEIFENRYRVLDSNIKNFHQISSKIQKSIDVSEVLQLCAEGLHDVLGYERVNILMADEAKTSLDFIASTGTADFDPTSVSLPLDARSGVIYKCFADKQLYMVDDISAYPADFKVQPPYDAIRALRSKSFVVCPIIVKGEAVGLFGIDNRLSKRALNDTDVDTIKLFADQASSAIVRINLLKAIGALTSELEKSFAEILKNRDHYSRYVLNLKEAVSSVADGTAHIASASESVLSSVDETSSAVSNIYVSIEQVTKNLDYLSESIEKSVSAMEELNSTIKNVEQSAAISHQVSSKVKEEADSGRKVVEETILALDNIQKSVDLSFDAMKRLTENSGRIESIVGVINDITKRTNLLALNASIIAAQAGEYGKSFGVVADEIRNLSLQTGQSTGEITGIIEEIMDESRSAAQNIAASKDLVNKGVELGGVMGKSLQVIHESSIRSMDMTREIKTATEEQVRSVQLVTDSIENVSSMSSQIFKAAKEQSDASMSIVRSVDTIKEMAQEMVKATVKQVEDGTEIKQSVDAVGKMVTKIFEDMEIRREESGAVVNELEMMKQIAS
- a CDS encoding HIT family protein, encoding MERVWAPWRMEYLLNEKSEGCIFCLAGNRGEERDRLVLKRTPQSLIMLNRYPYTNGHLLAAPLRHTADLDSLSDEEMLDLMRAVRLCRLVLEKVASPQGFNIGLNLGRAAGAGVADHLHFHIVPRWNGDTNFMTVVGDIRVVPEGLLSAYDRLKVWFDNECE
- a CDS encoding ROK family protein; the protein is MVTARPGYIGIDIGGTNLRLALVDDQGHIICEQRRKTEIYAGKEVFFHHLDESFRVIRGEGGTAGVWPKAVGVGVPGLIANDGLVHVSVNLPALDGVNLRDALVDLTGLPVVVANDVNACAYGEMQFGVGRSFASFLMVTLGTGVGGGLILNNRLWTGVDGVAGEFGHMTVEPGGRSCACGNRGCLEQYASATAIVAVARELIANRQQSLVGVSSGEITPEILAEIARGGNDAARRIFTEAARYLGIAAASVANLLNLEAIILGGGVAGSFDLLQHPLEEEIISRAFPIPGKRLKVLRSQLGNDGGMLGAAALAMALDASRLPSLPSR
- a CDS encoding NADP-dependent malic enzyme, with product MSRKQDALDYHSSGRKGKIEVISSKPCLTSRDLSLAYSPGVAEPCLEIEKNPEDAYKYTAKGNLVAVVSNGTAVLGLGNIGALAGKPVMEGKGVLFKRFADIDVFDIEVNSENPEEVIKVCQLLEPTFGGINLEDIKAPECFHIEEELKKTMNIPVFHDDQHGTAIIASAGLINALTLVNKKIEEIRLVVNGAGASAIACANLIISLGLKRENLIMCDTKGVIYKGRAEGMNKYKERFAVDTPCRTLEEAAAGADVLFGLSSKGAFTPEMVRTMAVNPIIFAMANPDPEITPEEARAVRGDVLIATGRSDYPNQVNNVLGFPFIFRGALDVRATTINEEMKKAAVVALAELAREECPDSVCRAYGNVKFSFGREYIIPKPFDPRALLRVAPAVAQAAMDSGVARQPIGDMDKYVEHLESLQGKAKETLRMIINKAKCDPKRIVFPEGDNEKILRAAQILVDEGIAQPILVGNQEKIRASMQALGIELNGNVQIIDPSNFEKAEEYAEELFRLRQRKGLTLSEARRIMTRKSRTHFGCMMVHQGDADTLLSGIDTHYPETIRPALEVIGKQPGLSSVHGLYMMVLKKGIVLMADTTVCIEPTAEELAETAILAAEKAKMLDIEPSIAMLSFSNFGSVQHPQTLKVQRAVEIVKAKAPELMIDGEMQSDTAVVPEILQKSFPFAGLKEAANVLIFPDLNAGNICYKLLHHLGEAEAIGPILMGMQKPVHVLQRGDDVADIVNMAAIAVVDAQNS
- a CDS encoding 6-phosphofructokinase → MKRKIGILTGGGDCPGLNAVIRGVVKSSIIRRGWDVVGIQDGFDGLLYEKNIRSLRLNDVRGILPRGGTILGTSNRGNPFSYPVEVDGTIEMTDVSDQVVATIRKLGIDALVAVGGDGSLKIALELMKKGIPIVGVPKTIDNDLMETDVTFGYNTALETATDALDKLHSTAESHHRVMIMEVMGRYAGWIALESGISGGADVILIPEIPFDIRKVCKAVDDRRRRGSKFSIIVAAEGAFPRGGARIVSRKADELNAVERLGGIGNFVARELTSCLDMDIRVMVLGHLQRGGSPSTFDRCLGSRFGVKAVELIEKELFGNMVCLRGRDIRSVAIERAVRKLKLVNPHGQMVAAAEELGIFVGR